One Tachysurus vachellii isolate PV-2020 chromosome 18, HZAU_Pvac_v1, whole genome shotgun sequence DNA segment encodes these proteins:
- the ilf3b gene encoding interleukin enhancer-binding factor 3 homolog, protein MPPPLRHRSMRIFVNDDRHVMAKHSAIYPTQEELEAVQNMVSHTERALKAVSDWLDEQERGSAKSNSIKSEGDGDKESEPKSPEQPTRSLRGVMRVGLVAKGLLLKGDLDLELVLLCKDKPTATLLKKVAENLSVQLKLITEDKYEVLQFNRDACIMIKSSKQPTLNLTIHLTSPVVREEAEKQAAGETLSVNDPPDVLDRQKCLAALASLRHAKWFQARANGLRSCVIVIRILRDLCTRVPTWAPLKGWPLELLCEKSIGTVNRPMGAGEALRRVLECLASGILMADGSGISDPCEKEPTDAIGHMDVQQREDISQSAQHALRLSAFGQLHKVLGMDPLPSKMPRKPKSETPIDYTVQIPPSTTYAPPMKRPIEEEEGSEDKSPNKKKKKLQKKSPDEKSEPPQAMNALMRLNQLKPGLQYKLISQTGPVHVPVFTMAVDVDGKTFEASGPSKRTAKLHVAVKVLQDMGLPTGVEQKVAEPVKAEVVVTPVAETEVKPLVPPPETEATLSVTTTSEAAEITESVRHQGPILTKHGKNPVMELNEKRRGLKYELISETGGSHDKRFVMEVEIDGQKFQGSGSNKKVAKAFAALSALEKLFPDGSNSEAAKKKKSMHPPGFGMMSGPPADPAANPRGRGRGRGRGRGRGFNNGGGYNQGGYGSYGYGNNANSGYNYYNNGGANGGSTGMVPGAGPAVSASTGVPPGTGGFPSYYQDDGGYSTPGAAGKNPGKKVPMHQGTKPPGTGAAPGTYQNPPGSGQSSYGQYGQGYGQGKKNFGQTQGGASGGGYGNYSTAYPSQVTGGPGSQDYGYEGFSSPSNYSAQGANQSYGANPGQYHDPGLGYGRGDGNMNYQYR, encoded by the exons ATG CCTCCTCCTCTTCGTCATCGCTCCATGCGTATCTTTGTGAACGATGACCGCCACGTCATGGCCAAGCATTCCGCTATCTACCCCACACAAGAGGAGCTGGAGGCTGTGCAGAATATGGTCTCCCACACTGAACGTGCCCTCAAGGCTGTGTCTGATTGGCTGGATGAGCAGGAGAGGGGATCTGCGAAATCAAATTCCATTAAGTCTGAGGGAGATGGAGATAAAGAGAG TGAGCCCAAATCACCAGAGCAGCCCACACGATCTTTGCGTGGTGTGATGAGAGTGGGTTTGGTGGCCAAAGGCCTGCTGCTGAAGGGGGATCTGGATCTGGAGTTAGTGCTGCTCTGTAAGGACAAACCCACAGCCACACTGCTAAAGAAAGTGGCAGAGAACCTCAGTGTGCAGCTCAAG CTCATCACCGAGGATAAGTATGAGGTGTTGCAGTTTAACCGTGATGCCTGCATCATGATCAAAAGCAGCAAGCAGCCCACTCTTAATCTCACCATTCACCTAACGTCACCTGTTGTCAGAGAGGAGGCGGAGAAGCAGGCCGCCGGAG AAACGCTATCAGTCAACGATCCCCCGGATGTACTGGACAGGCAGAAATGCCTGGCTGCCTTGGCGTCTCTTCGCCACGCCAAGTGGTTCCAG GCCAGGGCCAATGGTTTGCGATCGTGTGTGATTGTCATCCGGATCCTGAGGGATCTCTGCACTCGTGTTCCCACTTGGGCTCCTCTTAAAGGATGG CCTCTTGAGCTTTTGTGCGAGAAATCAATTGGCACAGTTAACCGTCCTATGGGAGCAGGGGAAGCTCTTCGAAGAGTTCTGGAGTGTTTGGCTTCTGGTATCCTGATGGCAG ATGGTTCCGGCATCTCTGATCCCTGCGAGAAAGAGCCGACAGATGCCATCGGCCACATGGACGTCCAACAGCGAGAGGACATCTCTCAGAGTGCTCAg CATGCGCTGCGCCTTTCTGCTTTTGGCCAACTGCACAAAGTACTTGGAATGGACCCTCTTCCCTCTAAAATGCCCCGAAAACCTAAGAGTGAAACCCCCATTGACTACACAG TTCAGATTCCTCCGAGCACAACCTATGCTCCCCCTATGAAGCGGCCTATTGAGGAGGAGGAAGGTAGTGAAGACAAGAGCcctaacaagaagaagaagaaacttcaaaagaaat CCCCAGATGAAAAGTCAGAACCTCCTCAGGCTATGAATGCTCTGATGCGTCTGAACCAGTTAAAGCCGGGGCTCCAGTATAAGCTCATTTCTCAGACCGGGCCTGTTCATGTGCCGGTCTTCACCATGGCCGTGGACGTCGACGGCAAGACCTTCGAAGCATCTGGTCCCTCTAAACGCACTGCCAAACTCCATGTAGCAGTTAAG GTTTTGCAAGACATGGGGCTTCCCACAGGGGTGGAGCAAAAGGTTGCTGAACCAGTAAAAGCAGAGGTGGTGGTGACTCCTGTTGCTGAGACAGAGGTGAAGCCTTTAGTCCCACCACCTGAAACAGAGGCTACACTCAGTGTGACCACAACCTCTGAGGCTGCTGAAATCACTGAG AGTGTACGGCATCAGGGCCCCATTTTGACGAAACATGGCAAGAACCCTGTGATGGAGCTCAATGAGAAACGCAGAGGCCTCAAATATGAGCTCATCTCTGAGACGGGTGGCAGCCACGACAAACGCTTTGTCATGGAG GTAGAAATAGATGGACAGAAGTTCCAGGGATCAGGCTCCAATAAGAAGGTGGCAAAGGCATTTGCAGCTCTGTCCGCTCTGGAGAAACTCTTCCCAGATGGATCCAACTCTGAGGCAGCCAAGAAGAAGAAATCAATG CACCCTCCTGGGTTTGGAATGATGAGCGGACCGCCGGCTGATCCCGCAGCCAATCCCAGAGGCAGAGGACGAGGGCGGGGTAGAGGTCGGGGGAGAGGGTTTAATAATGGCGGAGGATATAATCAAG GTGGATATGGAAGTTATGGATATGGGAACAATGCTAACTCTGGCTACA ATTACTACAATAATGGTGGAGCTAATGGAGGATCTACAGGAATGGTCCCTGGCGCAGGTCCAGCAGTCAGTGCTTCAACAGGAGTTCCTCCAGGAACAGGTGGCTTTCCCTCATATTACCAGGATGACGGTGGTTACTCCACTCCGGGTGCAGCAGGCAAGAACCCTGGGAAGAAGGTGCCAATGCACCAGGGAACTAAACCTCCTGGCACAGGAGCAGCTCCTGGAACATACCAGAATCCCCCAGGCTCAGGGCAAAGCTCCTATGGCCAGTATGGACAAGGCTATGGCCAGGGCAAAAAGAACTTTGGTCAAACTCAAGGTGGAGCCTCAGGTGGAGGTTACGGCAACTACAGCACAGCTTACCCATCCCAGGTGACAGGGGGTCCAGGGTCTCAGGACTACGGCTATGAGG GTTTCAGCAGCCCATCAAACTACAGTGCACAAGGAGCCAATCAGAGCTATGGGGCCAATCCAGGACAATACCATGATCCTGGCTTGGGCTATGGGCGTGGAGACGGCAACATGAACTACCAGTACAGATAG
- the ptger1b gene encoding prostaglandin E receptor 1b (subtype EP1) has translation MFFGITSNAVFFREIHLESLIVEMLSLHHFNFSGPSTITPFSNQTQNVVEVAAVGQKDNITSRSAKSPAVPGLSMTLGVLSNIIALFILAKAYARLRRHSKATFLLFASSLVATDLAGHIIPGAVVLHLYSNSVWTSSPTHSDATCQFLGGSMVFFGLCPLFLGSAMAAERCLGVTQPLLHARLVSGTRTKIALVLIWLAALSVALLPAVRLGEYTYQHPGTWCFIRVLGKTKDTDLAFLLLFSALGLGSLAMSFVCNTISGITLVRARLRRRKCHRRTANSHDIEMVAQLLGIMITSCICWFPLLIFGLMSVTNGQSDDKEEEMYYNKLMVTGVRLASCNQILDPWVYILLRRAVLRKIYQLTTGQNDMRGSTFRRWEISSLQSQSSEKKNTIKQI, from the exons ATGTTTTTTGGGATAACCTCAAATG CTGTGTTTTTCCGTGAAATTCATCTGGAGTCTCTCATTGTGGAGATGTTATCCCTGCATCATTTCAACTTCTCGGGGCCCAGCACCATAACACCCTTCTCCAATCAGACCCAGAATGTGGTGGAAGTGGCAGCCGTGGGTCAAAAGGACAACATAACAAGCAGATCGGCCAAAAGCCCTGCTGTCCCTGGCCTTTCCATGACCTTAGGTGTCCTGTCCAATATCATAGCACTTTTCATTTTGGCTAAGGCATATGCACGTCTGCGCAGACACTCCAAGGCTACCTTTCTTCTCTTCGCCAGCTCACTGGTGGCCACAGACTTGGCTGGTCATATCATCCCTGGTGCTGTGGTACTACACCTCTACTCGAACAGTGTATGGACAAGTTCTCCCACTCATTCAGATGCCACCTGCCAGTTCCTAGGTGGCAGTATGGTCTTCTTCGGCCTGTGTCCACTTTTTCTGGGCAGCGCCATGGCAGCAGAGCGATGCCTGGGTGTCACACAGCCACTTCTTCATGCTCGTCTTGTCTCAGGGACTCGCACCAAGATAGCCTTGGTGCTAATCTGGCTGGCAGCACTTTCTGTGGCCTTGCTGCCTGCTGTGAGGCTGGGAGAGTACACCTATCAGCACCCAGGTACCTGGTGTTTTATAAGGGTATTAGGGAAAACAAAGGACACAGATTTAGCCTTCCTGCTGTTATTCTCAGCACTTGGATTGGGCTCCTTGGCCATGTCCTTTGTGTGCAACACGATTAGTGGCATCACCCTGGTGCGAGCACGCTTGCGCAGAAGAAAATGCCACCGCAGGACTGCAAACTCGCATGACATAGAGATGGTGGCACAGCTCCTGGGAATCATGATCACTTCCTGTATTTGCTGGTTCCCCCTACTG ATCTTTGGCTTGATGTCAGTCACAAATGGCCAAAGTGACGACAAGGAGGAAGAGATGTACTATAACAAACTGATGGTGACGGGAGTACGTCTGGCCTCATGTAACCAGATCCTGGACCCATGGGTTTACATCTTACTGCGGCGAGCGGTGCTCAGAAAGATCTATCAGCTCACAACTGGCCAGAATGATATGAGAGGCAGCACTTTCCGGCGCTGGGAGATCAGCTCCTTACAATCTCAGagctcagagaaaaaaaacaccatcaaaCAGATCTaa